A region from the Devosia lucknowensis genome encodes:
- a CDS encoding NUDIX domain-containing protein, with amino-acid sequence MSQRVTVVSTRLLSENWGRLTDSTIDYTRRDGTVQRFNREVYDHGNAAAVLLHDPVRDTVLLVRQFRYPALLNGDEPDLLEACAGLLDGEAPAVAAAREALEETGHAPRDIRFVCDMYASPGSVTEKVSLYIGTYDATTLRHAGGGLEAEGEEIELVELPLADALSLLGTPAMTDGKTIIMLQHLALERAGLLPGAR; translated from the coding sequence ATGAGCCAGAGAGTGACTGTCGTTTCGACGCGACTGTTGTCCGAGAACTGGGGACGGCTGACCGACAGTACGATCGACTACACGCGCCGCGACGGCACGGTTCAGCGCTTCAATCGCGAGGTCTACGACCATGGCAATGCCGCCGCCGTGCTGCTGCACGATCCGGTGCGCGACACGGTCTTGCTGGTGCGCCAGTTCCGCTACCCGGCTTTGCTCAACGGTGACGAGCCCGACCTGCTCGAAGCCTGCGCCGGGCTTCTGGACGGCGAAGCGCCGGCCGTCGCGGCAGCCCGCGAAGCCCTGGAAGAAACCGGCCATGCCCCTCGCGACATCCGCTTCGTCTGCGACATGTACGCCTCGCCCGGTTCGGTGACCGAGAAGGTGAGTCTTTACATCGGCACCTATGACGCGACGACGCTCCGCCATGCCGGCGGCGGCCTCGAGGCCGAGGGCGAGGAGATTGAACTGGTTGAGCTCCCGCTGGCCGATGCTTTGAGCCTGCTCGGCACGCCCGCCATGACCGATGGCAAGACTATCATCATGCTCCAGCATCTGGCGCTGGAACGGGCGGGGCTCCTGCCCGGGGCGCGCTAG
- a CDS encoding carbonic anhydrase, which translates to MHNFPQHLLDGHANFMAGRYAREKERIRDLAEIGQTPSTMIIACCDSRAAPEMIFDCGPGEAFVLRNVANLVPTYQPDGGQHGTSAAIEFAIKGLNIANIVIMGHGRCGGIKAALNPDYSPLDEGDFIGKWMSMLGELPGQLGTNKMMTASEQQTALERISIRNSIRNLRTFPYVAALEAEGKLAVHGAWFDISTGELWIMDQSGDFIRPTF; encoded by the coding sequence ATGCACAACTTTCCTCAGCACCTGCTCGACGGCCACGCCAACTTCATGGCCGGGCGTTACGCCCGGGAGAAGGAACGCATCCGCGACCTCGCGGAAATCGGCCAGACCCCCTCAACGATGATCATCGCCTGCTGCGACAGCCGCGCGGCGCCGGAAATGATCTTCGACTGCGGCCCCGGCGAAGCCTTCGTGCTGCGCAACGTCGCCAACCTGGTCCCGACCTACCAGCCGGACGGCGGCCAGCACGGCACCTCGGCGGCGATCGAATTCGCCATCAAGGGTCTCAACATCGCGAACATCGTCATCATGGGCCACGGGCGCTGCGGTGGCATCAAGGCGGCGCTCAACCCCGATTACAGCCCCCTCGACGAGGGCGACTTCATCGGCAAGTGGATGAGCATGCTCGGCGAACTGCCCGGCCAGCTTGGCACCAACAAGATGATGACTGCCAGCGAGCAGCAGACGGCGCTCGAACGCATCTCCATCCGCAATTCCATCCGCAACCTGCGCACCTTTCCCTATGTCGCGGCACTTGAAGCGGAAGGAAAGCTCGCCGTGCACGGCGCCTGGTTCGATATCTCGACGGGCGAACTGTGGATCATGGATCAAAGCG
- a CDS encoding DUF1737 domain-containing protein has translation MLIYRFLTGEDDSAFCHKVTKALSEGWQLHGGPTYAYDAVSKKMRCGQAVTRIARDQPYDPDKKLIDF, from the coding sequence ATGCTGATCTATCGTTTCCTCACCGGCGAGGACGACAGCGCCTTTTGCCACAAGGTCACCAAGGCGCTTTCGGAGGGATGGCAGCTGCATGGCGGCCCGACCTATGCCTATGACGCGGTGAGCAAGAAGATGCGCTGCGGCCAGGCGGTCACCCGCATCGCCCGGGACCAGCCCTACGATCCCGACAAGAAACTGATCGACTTCTGA